From Granulicella sp. WH15, the proteins below share one genomic window:
- a CDS encoding PDDEXK nuclease domain-containing protein, whose amino-acid sequence MRALDLHHHQTDPPYIPLELSVVSPSRSSVIAVLIALFFVVAPAKVLSQPMLPPPPRSWPIRAVIVVTTPGEFELWGTHEHLTEALDVPGVPQVAPSLLLKDPYVLDFLGLTDRFLERDLEDAILRELETFLLELGSGFSFIARQKRIQVDGDDFYMDLLFYNRRLKRLVVVELKQGRFKPEYKGQMELYLRWLAQHELEAGENAPLGIILCAGKNTEQMELLELGSAGIYVAEYLTILPPPEVMYAKLHEAIETARARIEAKPREESKS is encoded by the coding sequence ATGAGAGCGCTCGATTTGCACCACCACCAGACCGACCCACCCTACATACCCCTGGAGCTAAGCGTGGTCAGCCCAAGCCGCAGTTCGGTCATAGCTGTACTCATTGCACTCTTTTTCGTTGTCGCCCCGGCAAAAGTGTTGTCCCAACCCATGCTGCCACCGCCGCCAAGATCGTGGCCGATTCGGGCGGTCATCGTGGTTACCACTCCCGGAGAGTTCGAGCTTTGGGGCACCCATGAACATTTGACGGAGGCGCTTGACGTGCCGGGCGTCCCGCAAGTCGCGCCGTCCTTGCTGCTAAAAGACCCATATGTACTCGACTTCCTCGGACTGACGGACCGTTTCTTGGAACGTGATCTTGAAGACGCTATCCTTCGCGAGTTGGAGACATTTTTGCTGGAGTTAGGATCGGGCTTTTCGTTCATCGCGCGGCAAAAGCGTATCCAGGTGGACGGCGACGACTTCTACATGGACTTGCTGTTCTACAACCGCAGATTGAAGCGGTTGGTTGTCGTCGAATTGAAGCAGGGACGATTCAAGCCGGAATACAAAGGCCAGATGGAGTTGTACTTACGATGGCTGGCCCAACATGAGCTCGAAGCGGGAGAGAATGCACCGCTTGGCATCATCCTCTGTGCGGGAAAAAACACGGAACAAATGGAATTGTTGGAATTGGGCTCGGCTGGCATATACGTCGCCGAATACCTGACAATTCTGCCCCCGCCAGAGGTGATGTACGCGAAGTTGCACGAAGCGATTGAGACGGCGCGGGCGCGGATCGAAGCCAAGCCAAGGGAAG